Proteins from one Telopea speciosissima isolate NSW1024214 ecotype Mountain lineage chromosome 1, Tspe_v1, whole genome shotgun sequence genomic window:
- the LOC122648779 gene encoding deSI-like protein At4g17486, with translation MTDVILHVYDVTNSGSEKTNNTIMQINKIFKDGIGLGGIFHSAVQVYGDEEWSFGFCDHGTGVFSWPHGKNPMYTYRECIVLGKTNFPIFKVNQILRELSREWPGNSYDLLSKNCNHFCDEFCERIGVPKLPAWVNRFANAGDTAVEVAGNTALRFRQAKTEIISASKVAYRFLAGVGSNMPFTPESPSNSNGGTPRFQASWFRNLVSSVGHRPSDSELENQAEDTLRRQQQPTEHLRQNSRGDV, from the exons ATGACGGATGTGATCCTTCATGTTTACGATGTGACCAACAGTGGTTCTGAAAAGACCAACAACACCATAATGCAGATCAACAAGATCTTCAAGGACGGTATAGGTTTGGGAGGCATCTTCCATAGCGCAGTTCAG GTTTACGGAGATGAGGAATGGTCATTTGGGTTTTGTGACCATGGCACAGGAGTTTTTAGTTGGCCTCATGGTAAAAATCCAATGTATACATATCGTGAATGCATTGTCCTTGGgaagacaaactttcccatCTTCAAGGTAAACCAGATTCTGCGGGAACTTAGCAGAGAGTGGCCTGGAAACTCATATGATCTATTATCGAAAAACTGCAATCACTTTTGTGATGAGTTCTGTGAAAGGATTGGTGTGCCAAAACTTCCAG CTTGGGTTAACCGGTTTGCAAATGCTGGTGATACTGCTGTGGAAGTTGCTGGAAACACTGCATTACGA TTCAGACAAGCAAAGACGGAGATTATATCTGCTAGCAAAGTAGCATACCGATTCCTTGCTGGTGTTGGCTCCAACATGCCTTTCACTCCAGAGTCCCCAAGCAATTCCAATGGAGGCACCCCCAGATTCCAAGCCAGTTGGTTCAGAAACCTTGTTTCTTCTGTGGGCCACAGGCCATCAGATTCTGAACTCGAAAACCAGGCTGAAGACACCCTCCGACGGCAGCAACAACCGACTGAACATCTACGACAGAATTCAAGGGGTGATGTCTGA
- the LOC122649114 gene encoding mechanosensitive ion channel protein 1, mitochondrial has translation MRSLQSYRSLARFTIATQGTLRSSSFVSAQRCPGNIAVAQFRSSPFRSILNNGSSNLHPQRTLSPGFLGNISSYRAYSSFFGGKRDGSQNPEVSAASDSNVDTSNVVANDWIDNVKHALQSATEVAAQTGQKVKEASDELTPHVQQLLDSNPYLRNILIPIGGTLTATMLAWLVMPRLLRKFHKYSMQGTAALLSGNLSEAHPYEKSFWGALEDPVRYLFTFMAFSQLGVIVAPTTIASHYIAQAWRGAVIISFVWFLHRWKANVFSRALTAQNVVGIDREKLLTLDRLSSVGLFVLGLMAFAEACGVAVQSIVTVGGIGGVATAFASRDILGNVLSGLSMQFSKPFSLGDTIKAGSIEGQVVEMGLTTTSLLNAEKFPVIVPNSLFSSQVIVNKSRAHWRAMVTKIPFRIDDLEKIPSISEDVKSMLRSNPKVFLGKEAPYCFLSQIENSYAELTIGCNLKPMRKDELYSTEQDILLQSARIIKLHGAALGSNHTLSEWTH, from the exons ATGCGATCGTTGCAGTCATACCGGTCCTTGGCGCGATTCACCATAGCCACCCAAGGGACCCTTCGAAGCTCATCATTTGTTAGTGCACAGCGTTGTCCGGGCAATATAGCAGTTGCCCAGTTTAGATCATCGCCATTTCGATCTATTTTGAATAATGGGTCATCCAATTTACACCCTCAGAGAACCCTTTCTCCTGGTTTTCTAGGCAACATCTCAAGCTATCGAGCATATTCATCATTTTTTGGTGGCAAAAGGGATGGTTCACAAAACCCAGAAGTCTCTGCTGCGAGTGATTCGAATGTTGACACGAGTAATGTGGTTGCAAACGACTGGATTGATAATGTTAAGCATGCTCTGCAGTCAGCAACGGAGGTTGCGGCTCAAACGGGGCAAAAGGTTAAAGAGGCATCAGATGAACTTACTCCTCATGTTCAACAATTGCTCgattcgaatccatacctaagAAATATATTAATTCCGATTGGTGGGACTTTGACTGCTACCATGTTGGCTTGGCTGGTCATGCCGAGGCTGTTGAGGAAATTTCACAAATACTCAATGCAAGGAACTGCTGCATTGCTATCCGGGAACCTATCTGAGGCACATCCCTATGAGAAAAGCTTTTGGGGTGCTTTAGAAGACCCTGTGCGATATCTCTTCACCTTCATGGCATTCTCTCAGTT AGGTGTGATCGTTGCTCCGACCACAATTGCATCTCACTACATTGCTCAAGCTTGGAGGGGTGCAGTTATAATCTCCTTTGTATGGTTTCTCCATAGGTGGAAAGCAAATGTATTTTCTCGTGCTCTGACTGCCCAGAATGTGGTAGGGATTGATCGAGAAAAGTTGCTAACTCTAGACAGACTCTCATCTGTGGGTCTATTTGTCTTGGGATTGATGGCTTTTGCAGAGGCATGTGGGGTGGCTGTGCAATCTATTGTGACTGTTGGAGGAATAGGAG GAGTTGCCACTGCTTTTGCATCTAgagacattcttgggaatgtgCTGAGTGGGTTGTCCATGCAGTTTTCAAAGCCTTTTTCCCTGGGAGATACCATAAAA GCTGGATCGATAGAAGGTCAAGTGGTAGAAATGGGACTTACAACTACATCCTTACTGAATGCCGAGAAGTTCCCTGTCATAGTTCCAAATTCCCTGTTTTCTAGTCAG GTAATAGTGAATAAATCACGTGCCCATTGGCGTGCAATGGTGACCAAGATTCCCTTTCGAATTGATGATCTGGAAAAGATTCCCTCGATTTCAGAGGATGTAAAGTCCATGCTAAGATCTAATCCAAAAGTTTTCTTAGGAAAAGAGGCTCCTTACTGTTTCCTATCTCAAATAGAAAATTCATACGCTGAACTGACTATTGGATGCAACCTTAAACCTATG AGAAAAGATGAATTATACTCTACGGAGCAAGATATTCTGCTGCAGTCAGCCAGGATAATCAAGCTACATGGTGCTGCATTGGGTAGCAATCACACCCTATCTGAGTGGACACATTAG